Genomic segment of Benincasa hispida cultivar B227 chromosome 1, ASM972705v1, whole genome shotgun sequence:
atatatgaagGTTTTAAGTTTACGTCTCAATTATGTAtacaaatttggaaaaaaaaataaatgtgctcattcatttttatttgattacatTGAAATGAATAactaaataaaagagaaaagtaaAATGATAACTCGAATTTTTTCGAGGAGCATAGCTCAAATGATTGAAATATTGGTAGTTTCTACCAAAAGTTGAGATTTAAATCTCCGCTCCATAATCTATCAGCCAAAAAAACCATTTGTAAACAAACGAGAAGTCCCAGCAGTGGGAGAACCGGTCGGAGCTGCCTCGGGCGTTGGTGACTGAGCACTATTGGAACTAGTGGAATCAGGAGAGAATGCGGGAGCCACAGAGATTGATGGAGCATAGGTAGAGAGATCTGGCGAGATAGAGGAATCTTGTGAGCTCATCGGAGATGAAGTCTCAAAAGAGGTCTGCAGGGATGAAGTGGAATCAAACGAAGAAGTCATTGGAGCTGAAGAGGTTGTGGGGGAGGTAGAAGGAGCCTGAGCGAAAGCACCAACAATGGCAACAATGATGACAACAAGAAGAGCAAGAGATTGATAAGCcattatgaaaatgaaaataggatgagattgaagaaaagaagatggaaagAAGGGATCGGTGAAGAAGAAGAGGGAGATTGAGAGATTATATATAAAGTGGTAAAAGGAAGGCTAAAGAGGAGAGGAAAAATGAATGgaggatttgaaatgttttaaaattagggtatgaattaattttttgtggTGAAGAAATATGGGTAAATTTGGCATGTCCTAATTTTAACATTTCCCTAATTGATTGGTTTTCATTAAACTCCTGCCCTAATTACTAATCTACATTAAGATTTCAGACTAATAACTTTTTAACcaaatgtaatattaatttttaacatatttactaccgttaaattttttttagaattttaatggataattttaattttaaattcttatAGTTATctattttcttaaaactaattataaatataaagttcctaagaaaatatttattgatatcatatttttaaacttttcaaataattaattaacttaatttttttcaaaatacatAATAAATACCTAAAAgtaaacttaaaataaaattttggatatttaatttttaaaactcgtACTCGTAATATTTtaccttttaaattttaaagaatcaaaaacaagaaatgatcatcaatttttatcaattaaaagataaagaaataaacataaaaaaaatgaaaaacaagatATGAAAACATTATCAAGGGGCGATAATGTTACCCTCTGTTTCCGTTTTGGCTCTTCTTCATAATTCTATTTGACTTTTTCTTCCCTGATAGATGTAATAGGTtgaataagttagttattataagaTTCTTGGATTTAAAGCTCAATATAATTTTGGTCTATATATGATCCAAATCATGACCAACAACATGTGAAGAAGACAAAGTTTTGATGTAAGGGGTGTTTGGAGAATTAAATTGGGtttagttgagttgagttgagtttttAACTCAATTCTGTGATTGGTCCATCAACTTCACAAGTCGATATTAAATAACCTAACTCCACCAACTTTGATAGTGTTTACTACTGAAGTTTGCACATATATCAAGAAACTTTACCTTtcccctctttctctctctctccctccaaTGTTTCCAATGACTTCACCCATCAACTACCACTAATGACCAACTCCGAAGACAATTATCGCTGATGGCATGCTCTATGACCACATTCAATGGCCAATCTTAGCATTAATTTCAAAGACTATCTCTAATGCCCAACTCCGACAACAATCACATTTGGCGACTTCTACTTACTCACCCTAACTACATGCTTCGACAAATTCCTTCCATGGCCAAACTTTAATGAGCACCTCCTTCTACGACCATCTTCAGAAAATCATTTCCAGTGACCATCTCCAATTTCTAACTCTACAAACTACCACCTTTGATGGCCAAAACTTTGATGACCACCGCCACTAACTAATTCCATCGATCATCTCTATCACCTAACTTTGACGAACCAACTATTAGGCGCAAGCACACGTGTCGAATaataatatagtttaaaataacTTTAGCCGAGTATCATCCTTAGGAAATTGGTTTGATGCACTCTTAGCTACTTCGAgagttttctaattttatttagggaaCTGGATTGACCTTAGATTGATTTCATGCTTGTTGGGATTTATGCCCTAAAGTTTCATAGTTACTTagttatttgataaaataattgattaatttatatatgCAATAATTAGTTATCCATTATGGGAAAAATCCGAGATTACTTCATGAGAATTGAAATGGTATGTATtggacatataggtggatcctgtttcaagtaataacctaaaaggtctatagtttATAGATTAatgttgggtgccttatcctagtaacactatggataagacccactttgtaattgttacaaatgtttgatccaaatcgttcatgtaaagacatgcaagtgggggtatcctataaaatgaatttgtataagactagatcaCGATATATTTCATTTCTCCTTGTAACACcattgactgaagagattaatatttcataagataatcatgtaactcaatctcaatcctgagtgagttatgaacttctgtctatgagagttatcttttgatttgtatgggtgagagtgatctgaatcgctgactcaataagtttaccattttagggacttgtTCAAGAAGGGAGCTgtgaacataactacacaagatgaaattcactcattctcgcctttagggtaagtagaagAGTAGTTCCCTTAAatgttgatttcgggtcttgaacaaaaggtACCCGCCCTCTCACTGAcccaagagggacttggtttatggtaaGACCATAAACAGATTCTTCATTAAACAGATCAGTAGTAGTTAAGGAGTAAGAGGTAACTACTATAATTTCGAACCACTCGTGAAGAATGGACTTACTATAAGGGTTAaatccatggacatagaaatattctacagtgtgaagagtgGAGTGTTGGGTTTTTAGTGAAATAATCCATGTTTAATGAATGTTCATTAACATAATTAAggatttaattagttaatatcgaatcattggagcttctaatttgtagatTCACTAGGTCCACTGCTAGCTCACAACAGGTAAACAAGGAACAAtagttttggaagaatttgaattgtttagaTTATTAAAGAGAATAACATTAATTGTatataatacaattaatataatgtatatagatacaccagaatataaaattaattttaaattaggttcaaaattaaactttataataaaaggagatTTATAATTTGGATAtgattgaaataattaatatgagTAGGATTTACATTATAACTaaaggttaaaatttaatatgaataagattcatattataactataaattatgagagattaatatttgaatatttaatcCCTTACATGGAgagttattttaatattatattataattaatattaataatataatatttatataatatggttaaCTAACTATTTAGTAAACCATATTTTAtgcattataattaaattaattaaaataatttttttattttaactaagtgaaattttaaattttcattaactctcaacttcattttttaattaaaggaaGGGAGGGGAAgtttttcaaatatagtttttTGGCCATTGAAGAAAAAAACTCATTCTCCCATCTTCTCCAATCTTCTCCCATCTCCTCCTTTACTCTCTCAATGTCCTTTACACAGAAATAAATTCTCTATAGTTGAGATCTTCCTAATTCAATTCCTTTGTCTTTGAAAATACGGTTGTCACAAACCGGTCTTTGCCAAAAGAATAGCAGCGAAGATCCAATGGTAGTGTCTAGAGTTTGTTCGAGGGAGATGCATTGCGGAGTTTTTCTAAAGACCGAAAGAAGATTTGGAGTGTTTTCAAATGTATGGATTTCTTCTTCCctctaattttatgtttaactTACCACTTACTACATATtgatatatttttctcttttctgtGTTGTAATCTTAAAACAAAATCGAAGTAAAGTGATCACTCACTTCCGTTAtaggattcaatcccttcaattagtatcagagccaaatCGTGcctttgattttttcttttttttttttttttaaattttatacagAGCTGGATGGAGGGTAACTTACTGCATCTTGAATGTGAATTTTGCAAGAtagatatttataaatattgacACATTAGATTTACTGAATTTAGTTGGTTTGATCAATGTAAAGACCTCATGTTTTGAACATTTGTTCtataaattgattttgtaaCTCCGGGTTGTCTGTAGCTAAGTATTTGATATGGAAAAGGCCAGAAACagaggagaaaaaaatatttcaaagtgCAGACTTGAGATTTTTTTGGGCAGATTTCTGTCGTTGATCATAGTTTGTACGCCATTAAAATATTCTGACTGCCTCCATCATTATTTGTCGTCATGGAAAGGTCGTAGTAGTTTTCATTGTGGCAGTTTTCTTCCAAAAATTCAAGACAGTTTATTGtgttttaaattagatttacgtAATTAAACTAATGTTTCTATTAGGGTGCCTATATTTGATCTATTATTACtataatatagttttaatatgtatgagatatatgtttaattatattaattatatgttacacaaagtatgccatatagattaaaatctcACAAGTTAAGCATGTCATACATCATATctaaatataagtgttatattaaatgatagcatgttttatttttatttattttttcattagttttaatataagagttatattaattaatgaaaaggcatgatcatgcatcatttttaaatataaatattatatttaaagtttaggCTAATTCTTAAACTATGTACATGCATGACTTTACTATATAGTTTACATgattataatataagtgttatattatatgttttaatgtataattaaaaaCATGCATGTttctttaatattaatttaagagTTATACTAGGTATGTTAAAGAAAAATGATATGCATAAAATATGATTGTTATTAATTagaatat
This window contains:
- the LOC120077600 gene encoding classical arabinogalactan protein 6-like; translation: MAYQSLALLVVIIVAIVGAFAQAPSTSPTTSSAPMTSSFDSTSSLQTSFETSSPMSSQDSSISPDLSTYAPSISVAPAFSPDSTSSNSAQSPTPEAAPTGSPTAGTSRLFTNGFFG